From bacterium:
TGAACGATTCACGGTGCTGGCCGCGATGCCCGGCCCGGACCACTGCGTGGCACTCTTTTTGAGCAGCAAGGGAAACGTGGGGAAGGCCCGGGTGCAGTTCCGCAGGTACCTGCCGGAACTCACGGGCGCGGCACAACTGGCCGCGGGGTAGGGGAATGGATGCGCGTGAGGAGGGTGGTGACACGGTGACAACCGCAACCGCAAATCTCAAGGAAGTGTTGGCGGACCTCACCAAGAAGCCCGGCGTCATCGCCGCGCTGGTCGTGAGCCGCGATGGGTTTGTGATCGAGGGCCTGACGTCGGAGGAGGAGCTGGACATGGATGCCCTCGGGGCGCTGACGAGCAGCGCGCTCATCGGCTGGGAATCGATCGGCGCGGACATGTCCACGGGCGGCCCGCAGATGCTGCTCGTGGAGTTTGAATCCGGGCCGATCTCGGTCTCTCCGGTGGCCGGCGACGCCGTGCTCGTCGTGATGGGCAACCGGCTCTGCAACCTGGGCCGGATGCGGATCGAGGCGACCCGGGTCCGCGAGGCCGTCGCTGCGTGCCTGTAGGCACCCCCCGCAGCACCCGGGCGAGTGAGGACTCCGCCCTCCCCAGCGGGACCGCTGGACAGCTGGCCGTCTATCGAGAGGCGCTGCGCCTGGCCGAGCGCGACGTCGCCCTCGACGTCGCGGTGTGGTTTCATGCCGGACAGTCGCACCGCGCCGCCGGAGAGGTCGACAGCGCGGTAGCGTGCTTCAAGAAGGTGATCGAGCTCGCCCCCGACGACGCGTTCGCCTACTGGGAACTGGTTGACCTCTACCTGAAGCAAGGCGCCCCGCCCGCGGCGGTGATGGTGCTCAGCACGCTGGGGGAGCGGTTGGCGGACTCCCAGCAGTGGGCGGGGGCGATCGCCGCCTGGACCCGTGCGAGCGAGCTGACCCCCGACGACGCCGACGTGTTGGCCGCCCTGCACGATGCCTACACCAAAGCGGGAAAGCCCCAGGAAGCCCGGAAGATCCAGTCGGTCCTCCAGACGCTCAAGCCGGCCGCCCCGCCCGCGAAGCCCGCGCCCCCGCCGGCTCCCGCCGCGCCGTCCGCGAAGGCTGCGGCCCCGCCGCCGCCCGCCGCCCCGGTTCCGCCCCCGCCGAGTTCCCCGGCCGCGGAGGCGCCGCGCACCGACGTCCCGGGTGGGGCGCCCGCGCGTCCCGCCTCGGGCGAGCCGCCGGTCGGCCCCCGCGCCGGACAGCCCGGCGCGGTAAAGTGGACCCGCGAGACGCGGCTCGGCGAGATCTGTCTGAGTCACGGGTGGCTGAGCGAGGAACAGGTGCGGCAGGCCGTCGACATTCAGCGCCAGAGCAACGCGCGGATCGGTCGGATCCTCGTCGACATGGGGGCGATCACCGAACAGCAGCTCTCGCAGGCGCTCGCCGAGCAGTGGCGGCTCCGGTACACCGATCTGGCCGACGTTGTGGTGGACGCGGAAGTCGCGCGGTTGATCCCCTCCTACCTGGCCCGCCGCCACGGGGTGGTCGCCATCGGGCGCGAGGGCAACCGCCTGGTGGCGGCGATGTCCGATCCGTCGAACGTGGTGGCGATCGACGACATTCGCCTCCTGACCGGGTTGGAGGTCGAGGTGGTGGTCTCGAGCGCCGTCGACATCGCGCGCACCCAAGGGTTGGTGTACGGCGGGGGCGGCGATATCGAGGAGGTGTTCCGCTCGGGGATCGAGACCGAGATCGACGACGACTCGCGGAGCGAGGAGGCGAGCCTCGAACAACTCCGCACCGCCGTCGACGAAGCGCCGATCATCCGGGCGGTCAACCAGATCTTGAACTCGGCGATCCAGGCCGGGGCCAGCGACATCCACATCGAGCCCCACCGCAACGACGTCAAGGTCCGGCTGCGGATCGACGGCGTGCTCCAGGACATCATGTCCCCCCCGAAGTCCGTGCAGGCGCCGCTGATCTCGCGGATCAAGATCCTCGCGGACATGGACATCGCGGAGCGCCGGCTCCCCCAGGACGGGCACATCCACCTGCGTGCGGAGGGCAAGGAGTACGATCTCCGGGTGAGCTCGCTGCCGACGGTGCTGGGCGAGAAGATCGTCCTCCGTCTGCTCGACCAGTCCAGCACGAAGGTGCAGCTCAACGATATCGGGTTCGACGGCCCGCTGCTGGAGCTCTGGGAGGGCCTGATCACGAAGCCGTACGGGATGATCCTGGTCACGGGCCCAACCGGGAGCGGCAAGACGACGACGCTGTACACGTCGCTGGCGCGGATCAACACTCCCGAGCGGAACATCGTCAGCGTTGAGAACCCGGTGGAGTATCAGATCCCGCGCGTGAACCAGGTGCAGGTCAATCCCAAGGTGGGGCTGACGTTTGCGAGCGGGCTAAGGACCATCCTGCGCCAAGACCCGGACGTCGTGCTGATCGGGGAGATCCGGGATCGGGAGACGGCGGAGATCGCCGTCCAGGCCTCGATGACGGGGCACCTTGTGCTCAGCACGATCCACACCAACGACGCGCCCGGCGCCGTCGTCCGGCTGCGGGACATGGGGATCGAGCCCTTTCTCATCACCTCGTCGTTGATCGGCGTGCTGGCCCAGCGGCTGGTGCGGGTGCTCTGCCCGAAATGCAAGGAGGCCTACGTCCCCCCCGTGGACGCCCTGCACCGCCTGGGGCTGGACCCCGTGAAGGCGAAGGACGTCCACCTCTACCGGGGTCGGGGCTGCGACCACTGCCGGAAGACCGGCTACAAGGGCCGGATTGGCGTGTTCGAGCTCATGGTGATGACCGACCCGCTCAGGACCTTGGCCGTGACCGGCGCGCCCACCGAGAAGCTGCGGGCTGGGGCGATCGCGGAGGGGATGCGCACCCTCAAGGACGACGCGGTTCAAAAAGTGTTGGAGGGGATCACCTCCTTCGAAGAGATGCTGCGGGTGGTGTTCGTCAGCGGGGTGTAGGCGATCAGCGGACCCCCGCGGGGAAAGGTGTCGGATCCACGTCCGATTCCCTGGCGATTCGGGGAATACTTGACATAGACTGACCGGCACTCAGGGTCGCACGTGTTCACCTCGACGATCGGTGGGTGACCGCGGGGTTCTGCAGACGGGCGTTCGCAACGGAGGCGGTCGATGGATTACGAAGATATGGAAGCGACGATCCTGAAGGGGTTTGTTCGGGATCGACAACTGATCACCATCGCGCTCAACGAGGGGTTCACCCCGGAGCTGCTGCCCTCGCCCGTCGCCCGGCGCCTGTGCAACGCCCTGATCGATCTCTACCTGTCCCGCGGCGGCGAAGCGATCACCGAGGTGACGGTGCGGAGCCACCTGGAGAACCGGGGGGTCCTGAACGCCGAGATGGAGCACTACCTCCGGGCGGTGACGTCGATGCGCCCCCCGGACGCCGGCCGGCTGATGTCGTTCGTCGAATCCCTCCGCAACCGCGACAGCCGGGAGCGACTGCAGACGCTGCACGATCAACTCGGGAGTTTTCTCGGCGGGAGCGAGGACGTCCACGGCGACCTCGTGCAGTTCACCACCGAGATGATGCAGAAGCTGATCGACCTGCAGAAGCAGCGGGTCCGCCGCCGCCTGGGGCCGGTGACGAACGTCCTGACGTCCCTGATCGAGGATTCCGCGCGGTTGGCCGGCCACGAGGGATTGCTCGGGTTCTCCATCAGCCCGTTCGACCGTCTCAACGCTCTGCTCTCGGGCATGCGGCGCGGGTTCTACTACGGGTTGGCCGGCGCGCCGCGGCGCGGGAAGAGCAACTTCGCGCTCGAGCTGGCGACGTACGTCGCCGGGAACCACCACGTCCCGGTGCTGTACTACTCGTGGGAGCAGACGTCGCGGGTCCTGGGCGCGCGGCTGCTGGCCAAGGAGGCCGGGATCGATCCCGCCACCATCCTGGCGGGGGGGAAGCCCGGCGGCGAGCCGATCGCCCCCCAGCTGATGGCGGCGCAGGAGCGGATGGCGCGGTTCGCCCCGTACGTGTTTCTTGTCGAGGGCGGCCGCCAGGACACCCTCAGCCGCATCCGGACCCACGTCTACAACGTGATGCAGGAGTTCCAGACCAGCGATGTCGTCATCTTCCTGGACTACCTGCAGAAGATTCCGCTCGAGGAGTACATCGAGGACTGGAAGGCGCGCAACGATCTCGTCTCCACGGCCCTGGCGGAGATGAGCCTGGAGCTCAACTGCCCGATCTTCGCCATCTCCCCCCTGGACAAGGAGGGGTGCCGGCTCGACGAGCGCCCGGCGGAGGATGACGCGGAGTATTCCGAGTACGAGCGTCCCACCATGCACCACAGCATGGGCAGCGGCGATCTCGAGTACGACCTCGACGTGGCGATGGTGCTGGCCAAGGATTGGAAGGCCACCAAGGAGCTCCACGAGTACCTGGAGTCGCACGCGAAATCGGAGAACCTCGATCCGGAGACGCTGCCGCAGATCGACATCGTGAACCTCTTCGTGGACAAGAACCGCGACGCGCCGGCCAGCGCGTCGTACATCGTGCAGTACGCGTTCTTCGTCACCCTGAACAAGTTCGTCGAACTGGACTACAAGCTGGAGAAGGAGTTCCGGGCCGACTATCGCGGGTTTGCCAAGCTCCAGCAGTTCCATGAGTACCTCGTGGAGACCGGGCTCTTGAAGAAGGGCGAGCCCGCGCGCGCATGAGGATCAGCCCGCGGGACGCAAGTTCCGCGCAGCGGTAGGGCGGAGGGAGCAGAGTGGCGACGACGTCACGGCGGCGGAAACTTCTGGGGGAGGTACTGGTCGAGGCCGGGCTCATCACCCCCGAACAGCTCGCGGAGGCGGTGGACCTCCAGAAGCAGGGGAAGGAGCGCCTGGGGCGGGTGCTCCTGGGGATGGGGGTGGGCAGCGAAAAGGACATCGCCAAGGCGATCGCCAAGCAGCTCGGCCTCGAGTTCATCGACCTCGACGACTACATCCCCGAAGAGGAGGCCCTGCTCGCGCTCCCGGAGCACCTGGCCCGGCGCCATCAGCTGATCCCGCTGGCGATGGTCGACGGCCGGCTGCGGTTGGGGATGGTCGACCCGCTGGACGTCCTGGCGCTGGACGACGTGCGCCGTCAGATGGGGTGCGAGCTCGAGCCGGTGGTCATCGCCTACGACGGGTTCACGCGGGTGCTGAACCAGTACCCCGCGTTGGACGAGGGCGTCAAGGCGATGATCCAGGAGATCAAGACCGAGTCCGACGACGAGATGGGGCTCGACAGCCTGCGCAAACTCGTCGACGAGGCCCCGGTGGTGCGCCTGGTCAGCAGCATCATCCTGCAGGCGGTGCGGCAGCGGGCGAGCGACATCCACATCGAGGCGCAGGAGCAGCGCGTGCGGGTGCGCTACCGGATCGACGGGGCCCTCTACAACGTCATGACGCCGCCCAAGCACATCCAGAACGCCATTATCTCCCGGGTGAAGATCATGGCGGACATGGACATCGCCGAGCGGCGGCTGCCCCAGGACGGCCGGATCCAGCTGAAGGTGGAGAACCGCGAGATCGATCTCCGCGTCAGCACCATCCCCACGGTCTACGGCGAGAAGGTGGTGATGCGGATCCTGGACAAGAGCCAGACCGTCGTCGGCATCGAGAAGGTCGGGCTGCTGGCGGACAACCGCCAGCGCTTCGAGACGATGATCACGAAGCCCCACGGGATCGTGCTGCTGACCGGGCCCACCGGGAGCGGAAAGACGACGACGCTGTACACGATCCTGAACAAGCTCAACTCGACGGAGACCAACATCATCACGATCGAGGATCCCGTGGAGTACCAGATGAGCGGGATCAACCAGGTGCAGGTGAACCCGAAGGCGGGGCTGAGCTTCGCCAACGGGCTGCGGTCGTTCCTGCGGCAGGATCCGGACATCATCATGGTCGGGGAGATCCGCGACGAGGAGACGGCGCGGATCGCGATTCACGCGGCGCTGACCGGCCACCTCGTGCTGAGCACCCTGCACACCAACGACGCCCCGGGCGCGGTGACCCGACTCGTCGACATGGGGATCGAGCCGTTCCTGGTGGCCTCCTCCGTGGTCGGGGTGATCGCCCAGCGCCTGGTGCGGACGCTGTGCGACCGGTGCAAGCAGGTCTACACGCCGCCGCCGGAGGTGCTGGCACGCCTCGGCGCCTCGATGATCGCCGCCGACGGGCAGGTCCCGATCTACCGGCCGGTCGGATGCGAGCACTGCAACAAGATCGGCTACCGGGGACGGACCGGCATCTTCGAGATCATGGTGTGCGACGAAACGATCAAGACCCTCATCACCAAAGAGGCGTCGTTCACCGAGATCCGGGAAGCGGCCATCCGCAACGGGATGTGGACGCTCGCCGAGGACGGTCTGGAGAAGGTCGTCCTGGGGATCACCAGTCCGGAAGAAGTGCTCGACGTCGTGTTCGTCGATGACTGAGCGCACACTCATCACGGAGACCAACCAATCGACGGGGGGATCGGGATGCACATCAACGAGCTGCTGAAGGAAACCACCGACG
This genomic window contains:
- a CDS encoding DnaB-like helicase C-terminal domain-containing protein, which gives rise to MDYEDMEATILKGFVRDRQLITIALNEGFTPELLPSPVARRLCNALIDLYLSRGGEAITEVTVRSHLENRGVLNAEMEHYLRAVTSMRPPDAGRLMSFVESLRNRDSRERLQTLHDQLGSFLGGSEDVHGDLVQFTTEMMQKLIDLQKQRVRRRLGPVTNVLTSLIEDSARLAGHEGLLGFSISPFDRLNALLSGMRRGFYYGLAGAPRRGKSNFALELATYVAGNHHVPVLYYSWEQTSRVLGARLLAKEAGIDPATILAGGKPGGEPIAPQLMAAQERMARFAPYVFLVEGGRQDTLSRIRTHVYNVMQEFQTSDVVIFLDYLQKIPLEEYIEDWKARNDLVSTALAEMSLELNCPIFAISPLDKEGCRLDERPAEDDAEYSEYERPTMHHSMGSGDLEYDLDVAMVLAKDWKATKELHEYLESHAKSENLDPETLPQIDIVNLFVDKNRDAPASASYIVQYAFFVTLNKFVELDYKLEKEFRADYRGFAKLQQFHEYLVETGLLKKGEPARA
- the gspE gene encoding type II secretion system ATPase GspE, with the protein product MATTSRRRKLLGEVLVEAGLITPEQLAEAVDLQKQGKERLGRVLLGMGVGSEKDIAKAIAKQLGLEFIDLDDYIPEEEALLALPEHLARRHQLIPLAMVDGRLRLGMVDPLDVLALDDVRRQMGCELEPVVIAYDGFTRVLNQYPALDEGVKAMIQEIKTESDDEMGLDSLRKLVDEAPVVRLVSSIILQAVRQRASDIHIEAQEQRVRVRYRIDGALYNVMTPPKHIQNAIISRVKIMADMDIAERRLPQDGRIQLKVENREIDLRVSTIPTVYGEKVVMRILDKSQTVVGIEKVGLLADNRQRFETMITKPHGIVLLTGPTGSGKTTTLYTILNKLNSTETNIITIEDPVEYQMSGINQVQVNPKAGLSFANGLRSFLRQDPDIIMVGEIRDEETARIAIHAALTGHLVLSTLHTNDAPGAVTRLVDMGIEPFLVASSVVGVIAQRLVRTLCDRCKQVYTPPPEVLARLGASMIAADGQVPIYRPVGCEHCNKIGYRGRTGIFEIMVCDETIKTLITKEASFTEIREAAIRNGMWTLAEDGLEKVVLGITSPEEVLDVVFVDD
- a CDS encoding ATPase, T2SS/T4P/T4SS family, with product MPVGTPRSTRASEDSALPSGTAGQLAVYREALRLAERDVALDVAVWFHAGQSHRAAGEVDSAVACFKKVIELAPDDAFAYWELVDLYLKQGAPPAAVMVLSTLGERLADSQQWAGAIAAWTRASELTPDDADVLAALHDAYTKAGKPQEARKIQSVLQTLKPAAPPAKPAPPPAPAAPSAKAAAPPPPAAPVPPPPSSPAAEAPRTDVPGGAPARPASGEPPVGPRAGQPGAVKWTRETRLGEICLSHGWLSEEQVRQAVDIQRQSNARIGRILVDMGAITEQQLSQALAEQWRLRYTDLADVVVDAEVARLIPSYLARRHGVVAIGREGNRLVAAMSDPSNVVAIDDIRLLTGLEVEVVVSSAVDIARTQGLVYGGGGDIEEVFRSGIETEIDDDSRSEEASLEQLRTAVDEAPIIRAVNQILNSAIQAGASDIHIEPHRNDVKVRLRIDGVLQDIMSPPKSVQAPLISRIKILADMDIAERRLPQDGHIHLRAEGKEYDLRVSSLPTVLGEKIVLRLLDQSSTKVQLNDIGFDGPLLELWEGLITKPYGMILVTGPTGSGKTTTLYTSLARINTPERNIVSVENPVEYQIPRVNQVQVNPKVGLTFASGLRTILRQDPDVVLIGEIRDRETAEIAVQASMTGHLVLSTIHTNDAPGAVVRLRDMGIEPFLITSSLIGVLAQRLVRVLCPKCKEAYVPPVDALHRLGLDPVKAKDVHLYRGRGCDHCRKTGYKGRIGVFELMVMTDPLRTLAVTGAPTEKLRAGAIAEGMRTLKDDAVQKVLEGITSFEEMLRVVFVSGV
- a CDS encoding roadblock/LC7 domain-containing protein; protein product: MTTATANLKEVLADLTKKPGVIAALVVSRDGFVIEGLTSEEELDMDALGALTSSALIGWESIGADMSTGGPQMLLVEFESGPISVSPVAGDAVLVVMGNRLCNLGRMRIEATRVREAVAACL